The sequence GAGTGCGCCATTATTATCTTTCATTATTATCCAGAGAGATGCATATAGTTCGGCCGTGTTCGCACGCCCGGAAGGGAGATATCGCTGATACAGAGTTTGTCTCCCATGCTACAAGGAGAATCTCAAGGTCACGTGTATCCGGTGGAGACTTCCTCCACGAGTGTTTCATATTTCCACAGTTGCTCCTTAGCAATCCTCACCAGCACcgattcacacgcttaacaaaacacggctgaaaatacggagcggttttcaagggaacgcagctcctgattttccgaagtttttttaatcaaacgcgcgtttttcgtggcattttttatggccgtttttggaggcgttcttctattgagtcaatgaaaaacggctcaagaagtgacatgcacttctttttacgcgccgttattcgtaaatgaggcgtaaaaaaaagccccgtcggaacagaacgccaatttcccattgaaatcaaaaggcagatgtttggaggcgttctgcttcagatttttcagccgtttttcgggacgtttactgcTGAAAAtagcgcgtgtgaacatacccttattgttcatTGTCTTACTATTTTCGCATAGAAAACAACGGTGCAAAAGGTGACCGCTCAGGAGTCCACGTTGGTGATGGTTGCTAGGGCACAACCGTGAAGGAAATCTCCGGTCCCTCTGCACGTATACGTTAGAGAATTGTATTCACATCTATCCTATAATACACGTATCGTTTATGAGCAGCAGAAACAGGAAATTGTGCGGTTTCCTTGCCGGTTTTTGGGCTGGTGTCGGTGCAGCGATATTCTGTCTCCTCTTAAAGGACAAGTGACGCACAGGAAAGTTTCATTCAATAATGAATTGTTCCTGCCACGGCAATGAATTTACCTGAATTCTATGCAGATGACGAACCCCTAATGCCGACCTCTTGTAGGGGTCAGTCATGTGTCACCATGGAAGTTCCCCTTTAAGGGCTGACGGGGGAAGTCATATTATCTGACGGTTCTTGCTTATAGAGTGAGCGATTTTGATAAGAGAATCGCTGTATTTGCAGTCCCCTATTATAGTATGTAATATACAGCTCAGTGGAGGTGCAGCTAAGGGCACACTTTTTTGGAGATCTCCATTAAAGCCCCTTTAGGcgaagttcacacagggcggacacGCTGCTTAAAAGCACACCGCATATTCACCCCGGGCacagcagggaattccggacgaaacattggaatgtccactgcagaaaactttacgtaaaaaaacaaaacgtttgatACTTATGTAgtcatggtgacgcatccctctgccggcctcctgggatgatgtttcatcccatgtgaccgctgcagcctgtgattggctgcagcggtcacatgggatgaaatgttatcccaggaggccggcctggacgaagaagcacagaattctgggtaagtgtgtatatatatatatatatatatatatatatatatataattttttttttttttacggacttTTTTGGCAGAAACGCTGCTTTTCCAcagtaaaaaatgcaacatttgctgtttgttgcgggttttacctcccgttgaattcaatgtagAAAACCCACAACATAAAAGTCGCaactacgcaaatacaattgacattctgcggattaaaaaaaaacacaggtcaatttctgagcgtttttgccgcttatcatttacgcagcgtgcggaGGTTTGTTCAGATCTCCTCCGTTCTGCTGTGGGCTTTCCGCAACGAAacccgcagtatttatgctacgtgtgaactcgcCTTTAGTGTGTttttaaaaattcaaaaaatgaTTATTATTCTTATTCCAGAGCAGTGTTACCAACATTTGAAGCTACTGTCTCCTGTactgtgtccccatgacaacacttcctgccccTGTGCTTTGGCAGCTCCGTATTCCCAGGAAAACTGGGCTTTAGAGCAAACCATCATGCACAGGAATGAAAATCATTGCTTGCTGAGAGACCCATTTTACTTCCGATAATGGAGCTACCCGGGCACAggggcaggaagtgttgtcacgAGGACGCGGAACGAGGCGGTTGTGACTGCAACAGTTTATGACTTTTTACTTGCCCCTTATTGGATGTTTTTTCTTCTCCTTTCACCATAAGGTCTGGATTGATGCTGGCACCCAGATTTTCTTTTCCTATGCCATCTGTCTGGGGGCCATGACGTCGCTGGGGAGTTACAACAAGTACAAGTACAACTGCTATAGGCAAGTTAGCGTTCGCAGGGGGTGGGTGGTGTGCGGGTTTTGCTGTTGGTCATTAACACTGCTCCGTGACATGTGTGTGACATAGGGACTGTTTGCTGCTGGGATGCCTCAACAGCGGTACCAGTTTTGTGTCTGGCTTCGCAATTTTTTCCATCCTCGGCTTCATGGCACAAGAGCAAGGGGTGGACATTGCAGATGTGGCAGAGTCAGGTACTGTATGACGAGGACACGGTGAGGACTGTCACCGACTGCCGCTGGACAGTTGGGTAATAGCGCAATAAATAAAGGGGCTCTATTTTTTAGAGACATCGCAGGGAGGGTATTGGTGTCTCATTCCAGTTGTCGCCATGATTTGGGGTACGGTAACGATAAACATTCCTGTCCGCTGTGTTGCACTGGCACATTCATACATAACGGAGAGAGCCCGGTCACAGTCTGTTATATCTGATGCCGGCGTCAGTAGTGACCACCAGTATGCAGCCCCCGCGCTGCTTCACCCCCGCCCCGCTCCCACTTCTGCACAGAGGAAGGAAGCCGGGCCTGAACTTATGCCAACGCTCCTTCCTCTACTCAACATTTTTATTGAATCTCGGCTTGGCAGCCAGGATGTGGTTCACCCAACTCACTAATTGCTGCCACAGCTGAAGTTGGCCCTGCGGCAAGATCGGCTGTTACCCCCCCGGCCACTAAAACGCATTTTGTTGACCTTTTTACTCAAAGTTTGACCCATTGGTTTGCAGCATCTTAAAACAGAAATTGTATTTCATAGTTGGCAACCTCAATCTTACCATCTGTAATGCCGTCGTAGCGCCCCCACCACCATTGGCTTTGAATGATGACTTTGTGGGCACATGAGATTACATTCATTATTTCTGCTGGTGGAAGATCTCGCTGCATCCGCCATGCGGACTTcctgtgccagtcacagtgcatgTGGTGGTGGGCAGGTGTGCCTGCCCCCTCCCTTCTTGGGCATTCAGTAGAGTCACGAGGGCTCACATGATGGTTTCCCCTGAGCATGGAGTAAGAGGGGGGCACTGCATTGAGCTCCCTAGAAACTTCTAAGTAGCCAAAGGTTGCCAAAAGGCAACTGTATAAATCATAACATTGCTGCCCTGATGTCACCGCACAGTCTGTTCTTACAATGCGGTGTCCCTATATAACGAGAGCGGAGAGGTAGAAACACCACTGCGTCCAGTACATGTGCCAGGAGCCTGAACCCTGATGTAATCTACATCTGATGTTGAGGAAATTtgcaaatactttgctttacttatctCGTACTGATCTTCAGTTACATTGTGTcttatactccattcacatccaaagctgcattcaaaatgtTCTAATTTGCTGTTGGTTCTCAGGCTTCATGCTGCCAGTTCAGTGCCTGTAAAGATTACTCTACTGCTGCGTTGTGTGTTTTTAAAttcatgtggaaaaaaaaaaaacacaactcccaCTATGTGCCTTGTGCATTATGGGAGTTCAGCCCTTGCTCTTCACATGTACCGTTTTATCTGCATGTTACTCATagcaacagattttttttcctaaaacCACAGCATGGCCTATGCGGCACGGTTTTGCTATAACCCCCACCCCGTTTGAGCTCTGAGTATTTTGTTAGAACTGTTGCAGTTGCATTTTTTGCCGCATCTTTTTTTCCGGTGTAGTGGGGCGGATTTTTGCTGCGCAGCCTGATTTCAGAAGGGGGTGAGAGTGAATGTAAAGTCGGATAGGAGTTTGCTTATTGACTTTGAACCGAATTATCGCTCAAGTGCAGATTCAAACCCCTcactcagggcatgctgggatttATAGGTTTCCTACTAACTGGCCCACCACCGCCCTAGATAGGCCGTCATTCAGTCAGAGCGCCGCGTCCTCCATCTTGTTCAGAGCTAGATTGATCGTGCTGTCTCCCGTCCCTGCCCTTTATCTTATTTTTCTAGGTCCAGGCTTGGCGTTCATTGCATACCCCAAAGCCGTCTCCATGATGCCTCTGCCCTCCTTCTGGGCGATCCTCTTCTTTATAATGCTTTTGTTGCTTGGACTAGATAGCCAGGTAAGTGACCTCAAATTGGACGCACTAGAAAGACCTTTATAGCCATTACGTATGATGTCTGTAAAAGTAAAAATTCTTGTTCcctgcagcctccactagggggagctcagtacaGATGAATTTATCCAGTGTATGCAGTGAACTCCTaacctccccctagtggtggctgcaagcattcagaatgttatcatgtaactctacttTGCCCTCCctgttgttttcaatgggaatccCCGTCGTTTATACAGCGCTGATTTTTCTGAATACGGCAGCCGAAACATTCATTGTTTCCTACCACAGAATGGACGTGGATGTGGGACAATTAATCCAGGAGGTGTCAGGAGAAGTCGTCCCTGGTCCTGTGGATTGTTTttgaaaaatcgcatcaaaatctGCATTTATTTTGAAATCGGCGACCAAAATCTTGGTGGAAAATGCTCTAATTATGGAGGCAGATTTAGCGTCTGATTTTTCAGCCTCCGTTTAATACCGTGTGAATATActctttggcctcatgcacacggccgtgcctgtaattactCCCTGCGGttgcgagcacggccggccgccgactgccacgggctgcattttcgtgccgtgGCCCCATACAAAGcaggggagcacggcccgtaaaaatcgAAAAGTAGGACGTGCGCCGTAATTCacagcacggttctacggcatggacacccttccgctgcgatacggaaaggtgtccgcggccaatagaaccgggcgggaccgtattgcagtccgcaattacagagttttttttacggtcgtgtgcatggggcctgagataCAGCCGGGAGCCATGTCATGAGGGGATTCCGTGATGTCACGGGTTCCTTGCGATTTGATTGGCTGTATACACTTGAGTTCACTCTATGGAAACGCAATCACAACctgacatgttgttttttttgccagtTTGTTGAAGTTGAAGGACAGATCACGTCATTAGTTGATCTGTACCCGTCCTTCCTACGGAAGGGTTACAGGCGAGAGATCTTCATCGCCATCGTGTGTTTCCTCAGTTATCTTCTGGGGTTATCGATGGTCACACATGTAAGTACCTTGTACCCGCTGATGGGGAACGTTCATAGTCGTGGAGCGCTCAGTGATATCTTTGCTTCTTTTCAGCGCTGGGGTTGTGGGTCCAAAGCCAAAATGGTGCAAGAAATGTGTGTCCTCCATAATATAGGCCAGTGTTTATGTATgtgggattagattgtaagctccacgGGCAGCAGGGAATAAATATGTTCATTGTTGTCGCAAAACATTTTCCAGCTTAAATTTAAATCTCCCCAGTAAGTAGAAGCCTTTTGCAGAATGCCAGCCCTCCCTGTTAGAACCTGTGGGGTCGGGGCAAAAAGTGTCAGACGTAAcggagtatggagcgcgctcgttTCACGATATGGGAGTTTGAGATTTCGGCTGCGGCAGGAGAAAGGAAGTCGGCCCAAATATTTGTATCCTAGAGAAGTGCTGACCGTACGAGCCCCATAAGGAGCGCGGCCAGATGGGCCTTGTGTTGATCTCTCTGTAAACGCTGTTGCCATTTTTTCCTCTTGGTTTCCATTTAGTGATTTAGGAAATGACACAATCCTAATTTTGCAGCCCCCGGCCGGCTCCAGACCGCTGCTCGTGTGTTTACAGCATTGTCCGCTCCGGTTAGCGAGTCTGCTGCCACTGTCTGCCCATTTAAAGGGACCCATTCACCACAATTTGTATTttccactttttttattttttaatattcctCCTATTTTTTTGTACATCGGTTAGGACAAACCCTGTCTGTTTGCCCTGTTagagcatatggacgtcatagagggggggggggggggggtcattgagGAGGGAGCTGCTGCAAAGAGCAGCGCCCTCTCTGGTGGTCTTGGCCTGGCCATGTATTACCTGATTGCGCATTTACAACCACTGTCCGCAGCTTCCCCAGTGATGCCATCGAGTCCTCATGTGAATATGTGTTTTAAATTCTATATTGGCCTTAAGCCAGGCACTTTCcggataacccccccccccccactctctcGTGTGTCACACAGGGCGGCATGTACGTATTCCAACTTTTCGACTACTATGCGGCGAGTGGCGTCTGCCTCCTGTGGGTTGCATTCTTTGAATGTGTTGCTGTAGCCTGGATTTATGGTAAGTTTAGTGGCAATCAAAAATAAGTTCATTGTATCCCGGACCCTCATGTTTTACACCGGTTGTCGCTCCGCAGGCGCTGATAAATTATATGACAACATTGAGGACATGATCGGGTACCGGCCAGGACCGTGGATGAAGTGGAGCTGGTGTGTGATCACTCCGCTGCTCTGTGTGGTGAGTGTCTATAGCCGGTGGCACAAAACAGCAGCCTGGCCATAGTCCAACAGTAGGGATCTGAGGGGCGCCGTTGTTTACAAGGACTGACAAAGCTGATTCTTACACTACATAGGCagcgagacccctgatctagcccCACTAATGCCTCATTGTGTTCTATTTTCAGGCGTGCTTCATCTTCTCTTTAGCCAAATACACCCCTCTGACGTACAACAAGTATTACACGTATCCAGACTGGGCCATCGGGCTGGGTTGGGCCCTAGCTCTGTCCTCCATGATGTGTATCCCGTTGGTCGTGGTGTATAGAATTGTGCGCTCGGAAGGATCACTGATCGAGGTACGGGAACATTGTGATGGATTTACTAACAGTATGAAAATAAACCCAAACTCCAAGTGTCCGTGTCACTGACCTGCAGCCCACGACTCGTCTTTCAGGGAACTGACACTTGGGCTACGTTACAAGAGACTGACGCTTGGGGTACAAGATAATTCTGCTTGGGTTATAGGACAGTGACACACTGACGCTTGGCATGCAGGGCTACAGGACAATGCCGCTGCCGCTTGGGGTGCAGGACAATGGCACTTAGTGTCAGTATCCTGTACCCTaagaatcagtgtgttttgtgtatgaCACTTGGATTACAGGACAAAACACACTGGCGCTTGGGGTACATTACAAGGAGACTGATCCTTGGGGTACATTACAAGGACACTGattcttggggtacaggacaaaacGCACTGACGCTTGGGGTACAAGACCATGCTGCTGGGGTTATAGGACAATGACATACTCACGCTTGCCATGCAGGGCTACAGGACAATGCCGCTTGGGGTGTGACGCTTGGGTGCAGGACAATGGCACTTGGGGTACGTTACAAGACACGGACGCTTGGAGTGTAGGACAATGGCACTTGGGGTACGTTACAAGACACGGACGCTTGGAGTGTAGGACAATGGCACTTGGGGTACGTTACAAGACACGGACGCTTGGAGTGTAGGACAATGGCACTTGGGGTACGTTACAAGACACGGACGCTTGGAGTGTAGGACAATGGCACTTAGTGTCAGTATCCTGTACCCCGACGCTGGGGTACAGGGCACTTggagtgtgtcattgtcctgtaccctaagcgccagtgtgttttgtgtatgtCACTTGGACTACaggacaaaacacactgattcttGGGGTACATTACAAGGACACTGattcttggggtacaggatacacATTGTCATTGTTCTAGAGAaaaaaacattgatatatttgtctcGATTATAAATTGATGTTTTTGTTTTCAGAGGATTAAGTTGGTCACGGCCCCGAGAGATGTGAATCGCTGGGCCAAGGAATCGGAGGGCTCTGCACCTTTCTGCCCCAACGGCAGCCACACGAAGCCCACGCATGTCATTGTGGAGACCATGATGTGATCCGGTTTCCAGCCGCCGTCAGACGAGCGAAACGCTCGATCCGgaggtttattaaccctttccttAGATTCAGGTTTATGGAGATCTCTATTTGCACTAGAATTCTGATTCGTCGGCTCTTGTAGAGAACATTGTATAATATGTGTGCGCAAGTGCGTATTTTGTATAATTTTGTAGTGAGCCCCTGATCTCTCTGTGTAGGGACAGACTCATATCATGAGAAGATTTTAAACattgaatttttatatattttaatatacatTTTAATGATCTTTTATTTCTTGCATCTACCTCCAGTCAATATAAAGAGGCGGCAGCCCAGCAGCGCTTCCTTCTCCGCCGCTCGTCTCCAGATGCAGGGAAGCGACAGGTTGAGTTTAGACTTGAACCTTCTCAGCATCTGGAGAAATAAAGATCAGACTGCTACAGAGTTCACTGCCAGAAAGCAAGAGCAGGTTCACAGATCTAAATCTATAGATTATAGAAACAACACTTCACTTGTACCGATCTTCTCCAGTCACAGCGAGAGCTGCATTAAAAGTTCTCTTGGCTACTCCTTTACTCTGATTTCACATCTCAATTCAAATCCGCCTGTTGGTTCAATGACTTTAGAGCATTCTCTACTGTGGGAGATGTACAAGACGGCATTAGTCTGgtgttaacaaaaaataaattgcaTCTACCAGAATACACCGACACAGTACAAAGATCAGGCAGCAGAATTATTTtttatgcagctctggatgtgactagagtataagactTAATCTAATGGCAGCGAAGTAATGCAAAGGATTTAAAAAGTCCTCTGTAGATTTAAACtgtaaaatgatgatgatgatgatggagtgAACCTAACCTGTAACGGCTTATTTAATAAGAAATGTCTATTGCACCAGTCAGACATCAGCTCAGCGTCATCTTGTCAGTAAAAGcgaatgtgattggttgctgtaGATGCCGGCATTCCTGTGCTACTGCAGTATTTTATTAAATAAGCATttatcagttttgtctttttacaTTGTGCAGAATATAGTATTGTGGCGAAATGCAGTTCTGGCTCATAACATTGACATGTTGGCGACCACGAAGTGGATCTTGGATGTGGCCGTCCAGCATGTGATGTCGTAGGTATAATGGCCGTGTGCAGGTGAACCCCAAAGGAACGTACTGAATATATCAGTTGTCATAGAGCGGACGCCGGATACTGGGCAGCTTTTAGGTTACCAAATACAGTGCGTGTCCCATGGAGGGAGAGGGGGTTGAATTTCTCCAGCAAGCAAGGTGGTATTTTACATACTTTCTTGTAACTTATTTTTGCCATTTTCCCCCccctaagggtcaatgcacacgatgcttaTTACGTGCGGCAAAACTGTAGCATAATACCGTAGCAGCATCGACAATGAGATTCGAgggaatctcatgtacacgctgcagtatttttctgcatgtaaaattgacctgcggagcggaatttaaaatccgcagcatgtcaatttatgttgcgtttccacttgcgaatCGTATCTGCCTAGTGCTAAGGAAAATCACACAGAAAAACGCGTCACAAACTGAAGATACACACAATTAGGTGCGGCTTTGGtgcatattttccgcagcaatGTGTGAGTATAGCCAAAAGCACCGCAGCAAACAAACCACCCGCAGAACCACTTGGATTGGTCACTGGCCTTTTGCATGTTTTTTCCTGACAGTGGGACTGGAAACATCTCTGCTGCCATCTTGTGGTAAGATTGAAATTGGCATAATTTTATAATCGACTGTTAATCATCAAACCTTTGCAGAGATGACGGCAGTTCTGCTGCCCGCAACTTTTTGCTATGGACTTTGGGTTACCGGAGGGTTGTGCACACATTTCGGATCAGTCCTGTCTTTACATAAAACCTCTCATGGAGTGCAGCGTCTGGAGGGAACGCTGGAGTAGCGGTTGAGTCTCAACATACACAGACCAAAGAATGGTCATAATGACTTGATATGTGTTACAATAGTGTG is a genomic window of Rhinoderma darwinii isolate aRhiDar2 chromosome 7, aRhiDar2.hap1, whole genome shotgun sequence containing:
- the SLC6A6 gene encoding sodium- and chloride-dependent taurine transporter; translation: MSNKEKLPYLKDFHKDILKPFPGKSPGTRPEDEADGKPPQREKWASKIDFLLSVAGGFIGLGNVWRFPYLCYKNGGGAFLIPYFIFLFGGGLPVFFLEVVLGQFTSEGGITCWEKICPIFTGIGYASIVIVSLLNVYYIVILAWGVYYLFQSFQSQLPWALCHQPWNTQTCVEDTIRKNTTMWLSLNSTNFTSPVTEFWENKVLSLSKGIDDVGAVKWDLALCLLLTWVVCFFCIWKGVRSTGKVVYITATFPFIMLLVLLIRGVTLPGAAEGIKFYLYPDIERLADPQVWIDAGTQIFFSYAICLGAMTSLGSYNKYKYNCYRDCLLLGCLNSGTSFVSGFAIFSILGFMAQEQGVDIADVAESGPGLAFIAYPKAVSMMPLPSFWAILFFIMLLLLGLDSQFVEVEGQITSLVDLYPSFLRKGYRREIFIAIVCFLSYLLGLSMVTHGGMYVFQLFDYYAASGVCLLWVAFFECVAVAWIYGADKLYDNIEDMIGYRPGPWMKWSWCVITPLLCVACFIFSLAKYTPLTYNKYYTYPDWAIGLGWALALSSMMCIPLVVVYRIVRSEGSLIERIKLVTAPRDVNRWAKESEGSAPFCPNGSHTKPTHVIVETMM